The following coding sequences are from one Paenibacillus sp. FSL R5-0912 window:
- a CDS encoding LacI family DNA-binding transcriptional regulator, translating to MTTIYDIAKRTGYSPTTVSKAFNNYSDVREKTRQEILRTAQEMGYLPNAHARTLTTKKSWTIGVLFVENTGAGIRHPFFSAVIESFKQVAVAKGYALMFISKDVGGKQSGYLENCRIRGVDGVVVFLSDYEDPYFRELLESDIPTVVLDFETALSHTVCSDNMTGALQAVEYLVSLGHRRIAHISGGGNTYPGQQRELGYRTAMEQQGLEVPDEYVAEGAFYSLENGYGAMKSLLELPERPTAVFASGDLLALGAVMAAKDQGLSVPEDISVMGYDDIELAGYVTPALTTVRQNTELLGTRAAELLLASVNGPRTNQEALVLPVEIIVRDSCAPPGKR from the coding sequence GTGACTACCATATATGATATTGCCAAAAGAACCGGCTATTCACCAACCACGGTATCCAAGGCGTTCAATAACTACTCTGACGTGCGGGAGAAGACGCGGCAGGAAATACTGCGTACCGCGCAGGAAATGGGATATCTTCCCAATGCGCATGCGCGTACACTGACGACCAAGAAATCCTGGACGATCGGTGTGCTGTTTGTGGAGAACACGGGAGCGGGAATCCGCCATCCTTTCTTCAGTGCAGTTATTGAGAGCTTCAAGCAGGTTGCCGTAGCCAAGGGTTACGCCCTCATGTTTATCTCGAAGGATGTCGGCGGCAAGCAGAGCGGATATCTGGAGAACTGCCGGATTCGCGGAGTCGATGGGGTTGTGGTGTTCCTTTCCGATTATGAGGATCCTTATTTCCGGGAGCTTCTGGAGAGTGATATTCCTACAGTGGTTCTCGATTTCGAAACGGCGTTGTCGCATACGGTCTGCTCGGATAATATGACTGGTGCACTGCAGGCAGTGGAATATCTGGTGTCGCTCGGACACCGCAGAATTGCCCATATTTCGGGAGGCGGGAATACGTATCCGGGACAACAGCGGGAGCTGGGGTATAGAACGGCGATGGAGCAGCAGGGTCTTGAGGTGCCGGACGAATATGTTGCCGAGGGAGCATTCTACTCTCTGGAGAACGGCTACGGCGCAATGAAGTCTTTGCTTGAGCTGCCGGAACGGCCGACGGCTGTTTTTGCTTCAGGTGACTTGCTTGCACTGGGTGCCGTGATGGCTGCCAAGGATCAGGGCCTGTCTGTACCGGAGGATATTTCAGTCATGGGTTATGATGATATTGAGCTTGCCGGATATGTTACACCTGCGCTGACCACTGTCCGCCAGAACACGGAGCTGCTGGGTACCCGGGCGGCGGAGCTTTTACTGGCTTCGGTGAACGGCCCGCGTACAAATCAGGAGGCGCTAGTTCTGCCTGTAGAGATCATCGTCAGAGATTCCTGTGCACCGCCGGGCAAGAGATAA